The proteins below are encoded in one region of Geobacter sp.:
- a CDS encoding PAS domain S-box protein: protein MNQGVMMDLPVPDIARLGSDTLRTIVENMPIAAVFIDGERVYLNRAAEELTGYERQEIGLQDEWYHRIFPDGHEAARALFEDDRAAGFPVLRELVIRRKDGSTRTVEFAATGSGLTICIMHDITERKQMERSLRESEERYRLFSALTSDYVYSCSRRGNDPYRVVWLGGAIETITGYTPEEIAAKGCWLQIVYPDDVARISEGLMRLAPCDTHAAEFRIVRKDGTVRWVHEVCRCLEGGRPDELILFGTSQDITLRRQQDRDIKILNENLEHLVTERTLELGRINEELASFSYAVTHELRAPIARLIGFSKALTDETLSAGEARFLAERISVASGQLQGVVDAILMLSRLSKVELSLQPVDLSGIVRQKIACKLAEHPDRQVALAIAPDVVAVADPALIEVCIENLVGNALKYTGQTTGTRIEFGVTEQHGQRVFFVRDNGAGFDMDFAEKLFVPFQRLHREDEFPGMGIGLATVERIIDRHHGRIWAKASVGGGATFYFTLGDS, encoded by the coding sequence ATGAATCAGGGAGTCATGATGGACCTGCCGGTGCCAGACATTGCCAGACTGGGGAGCGATACTCTCCGCACTATCGTCGAGAACATGCCGATCGCCGCGGTATTCATCGATGGGGAGCGTGTCTATCTGAACAGGGCCGCAGAGGAGCTTACCGGTTACGAGCGGCAGGAGATCGGTCTCCAGGACGAATGGTACCACCGGATCTTTCCCGATGGGCACGAAGCGGCCCGCGCCCTTTTCGAAGACGACCGTGCCGCCGGTTTCCCGGTTCTCCGCGAACTGGTGATCCGCCGGAAGGACGGCAGCACGAGGACTGTCGAGTTTGCGGCAACCGGTTCCGGACTGACCATCTGCATCATGCACGATATCACCGAACGAAAACAGATGGAGAGGTCACTGCGGGAGAGCGAGGAACGTTACCGGCTCTTCTCCGCCCTGACCTCGGATTATGTCTATTCCTGCAGCCGCCGTGGCAACGATCCCTACCGTGTTGTGTGGCTGGGGGGGGCCATCGAGACGATTACCGGCTATACCCCGGAGGAGATTGCCGCCAAAGGGTGCTGGCTGCAGATCGTCTATCCCGACGATGTGGCACGGATCAGCGAGGGATTGATGCGACTTGCCCCCTGCGATACCCATGCGGCCGAATTCAGGATAGTCAGGAAGGACGGCACGGTCCGCTGGGTCCACGAGGTCTGCCGGTGCCTGGAAGGGGGGAGGCCGGACGAACTGATCCTGTTCGGGACGTCGCAGGATATAACCTTGCGCAGGCAGCAGGATCGCGATATCAAGATCCTTAACGAAAACCTCGAACACCTGGTGACAGAGCGCACCCTCGAACTGGGAAGGATCAACGAGGAACTGGCCAGTTTTTCCTATGCAGTGACGCACGAACTGCGAGCACCGATCGCACGCCTGATCGGATTCAGCAAAGCCTTGACCGATGAGACTCTTTCTGCCGGCGAGGCCCGTTTCCTGGCCGAACGGATCAGTGTGGCCAGCGGGCAGTTGCAGGGGGTGGTCGATGCAATACTGATGCTGAGCAGGTTGTCCAAGGTCGAACTGTCGCTGCAGCCGGTGGACCTGAGCGGGATAGTGCGGCAGAAGATTGCCTGCAAACTGGCTGAGCATCCGGACCGGCAGGTTGCACTGGCTATAGCTCCCGATGTCGTTGCGGTTGCCGATCCTGCATTGATCGAGGTCTGTATCGAAAACCTGGTCGGCAATGCCCTCAAGTATACCGGCCAGACGACCGGGACGCGGATCGAGTTCGGTGTTACCGAACAGCATGGCCAACGGGTCTTTTTCGTCCGGGACAATGGGGCGGGGTTCGACATGGACTTTGCAGAGAAGCTCTTTGTCCCTTTCCAGCGGCTGCACCGGGAGGACGAATTCCCCGGCATGGGGATCGGCCTCGCCACGGTGGAGAGGATTATCGACCGTCATCATGGCAGGATCTGGGCAAAGGCCTCTGTTGGCGGGGGCGCTACGTTTTATTTTACCCTGGGAGATTCCTGA
- a CDS encoding diguanylate cyclase — protein MMMQQSFVIQMFRYLERQKKGTILAIAVVLTLVMSIVDVRVGTDYSLALFYLIPISIMAWFFETLYALMFSIICAFAWFYANDIYTRDHVLWVMLTNIGYYLSFSVIVSRIRVLYDHQLFSAKRDQLTGILNVTTFNEYVTNDIALMNRGKEWFSLVYLGLEGFKEVNRSKGYVAGDTLLAAMVSAISAQLRKTDKFARLGGAEFVLFLPSTNISAANDAVSKIKNAIASVNRGEEHAISYNIGVVSCLMPNMTLEKLVARAKKLYTEARGKGKGGVACGIVQ, from the coding sequence GTGATGATGCAGCAGAGTTTCGTAATCCAGATGTTCCGGTACCTGGAACGGCAGAAGAAGGGGACCATCCTCGCCATTGCCGTTGTCCTGACGCTGGTGATGTCAATTGTAGATGTGCGGGTTGGCACCGACTACTCTCTGGCCCTGTTCTATCTCATTCCCATCAGCATTATGGCCTGGTTTTTCGAGACCCTGTACGCGCTCATGTTCTCGATCATCTGTGCCTTTGCCTGGTTCTATGCCAACGACATCTATACACGGGATCACGTGTTGTGGGTGATGTTGACCAACATCGGCTATTACCTGTCGTTTTCGGTCATCGTCTCCAGGATCAGGGTGCTGTACGACCACCAGCTCTTCAGCGCCAAAAGGGACCAACTGACCGGCATTCTCAACGTGACCACCTTTAATGAATACGTGACGAACGACATCGCTCTCATGAACCGGGGCAAGGAGTGGTTCTCCCTGGTCTACCTGGGGCTGGAAGGGTTCAAGGAGGTCAACAGGTCCAAAGGGTACGTGGCCGGCGATACCCTGCTTGCGGCAATGGTATCGGCCATCTCCGCTCAACTGCGAAAGACCGACAAGTTCGCTCGGCTCGGCGGGGCGGAATTCGTCCTGTTTCTCCCCTCGACGAACATCAGCGCGGCCAACGATGCCGTCAGCAAGATTAAGAATGCGATCGCCTCGGTGAACAGAGGGGAAGAGCATGCCATTTCGTACAATATCGGCGTGGTTTCGTGTCTGATGCCGAACATGACGCTGGAAAAGCTTGTGGCTCGGGCGAAGAAGCTCTATACCGAAGCCAGGGGCAAGGGCAAGGGGGGGGTCGCCTGTGGGATCGTCCAGTAA
- a CDS encoding rhomboid family intramembrane serine protease, with product MEWHSEGSAPDTVWQEVAPGRPEAGHGALSEAQANSLALVLLSRSIPCQLEQDDRGWHLLVPTVVSAAAREELHLYWAENSNWPPPSPPSRPLVENTLATLSVLLLLAAFHNITLLDISLPIRQHIDWLALGSADAAKIRAGEWWRLVTALTLHADWLHLLSNLAIGGIFTVQLCRELGSGLAWSLLLGSGALGNLANAWIHPPSHSSVGASTVVFGAVGILAALTLVRNRHQLQRRWPLPVAAALALLALLGTQGERTDLGAHLFGLLSGTGLGLVTELLLGRFGRPGRGLDALLAAASAAIVVMAWWAALASG from the coding sequence ATGGAGTGGCACAGCGAAGGCAGCGCACCCGATACAGTCTGGCAGGAAGTCGCCCCGGGCCGACCGGAAGCCGGCCATGGAGCATTGAGCGAAGCGCAGGCCAACAGCCTGGCCCTGGTCCTTTTGTCGCGGTCGATCCCCTGCCAGCTCGAACAAGACGACAGGGGCTGGCATCTCCTTGTGCCGACGGTCGTCAGCGCCGCAGCCCGCGAGGAGCTCCACCTCTACTGGGCCGAGAACAGCAACTGGCCTCCCCCATCACCACCGTCCCGCCCCTTGGTGGAGAATACCCTCGCCACCCTGTCGGTCCTGCTCCTGCTCGCCGCTTTCCACAACATCACCCTCCTCGACATCTCGCTCCCCATCAGACAGCACATCGACTGGCTGGCACTCGGGAGTGCCGATGCCGCAAAAATCCGGGCGGGTGAGTGGTGGCGACTGGTAACAGCCCTTACCCTCCACGCCGACTGGCTGCACCTGCTCAGCAACCTGGCAATCGGCGGCATCTTCACCGTCCAGCTCTGCCGCGAACTCGGCTCGGGCCTTGCCTGGAGCCTTCTCCTTGGTTCCGGCGCCCTCGGCAACCTTGCCAATGCCTGGATTCACCCCCCCAGTCATAGTTCGGTGGGAGCCTCCACGGTGGTTTTCGGCGCCGTCGGTATCCTGGCGGCGCTCACCCTGGTCCGCAACCGGCACCAGCTGCAGAGGCGCTGGCCCCTTCCCGTCGCAGCCGCCCTAGCCCTGCTGGCGCTGCTGGGAACGCAGGGGGAGCGGACCGACCTGGGGGCACACCTGTTCGGCCTGCTCTCCGGCACCGGTCTCGGTCTCGTGACCGAACTCCTGCTCGGCCGATTCGGTCGACCCGGCCGCGGCTTGGATGCGCTGCTGGCGGCTGCAAGTGCCGCGATTGTGGTTATGGCATGGTGGGCTGCTTTGGCAAGCGGCTGA